The sequence below is a genomic window from Sulfuracidifex metallicus DSM 6482 = JCM 9184.
AAGTATAAGTATTTCTGATATAGTAGTTTCTGATACGATATATAAAGATATTAAAAAAGGCCAAAAGGCATCTCCCTCTTCTTTAAAGAAAGTCTTCGGCACCGTGGACTATGAGAGCATAGTAAAAGAAATTCTAAAGAAAGGCGATATTCCAGTTACTTCTGAACAGAGAAAGGAACTCTTAGAAAAAAAGAGAAAGCAAGTTATTGATTTCATTCACAGAAATGCGGTAGATCCAAAAACTGGACTTCCAATTCCACCAGCTAGAATTGAAGCTGCTATGGAACAAGCAAAAGTTCATGTAGATATGGATAAGGAAGTAGAAGCACAAGCCATGCAGATAATTAAAGAGATAACTAAAGTGATACCTATAAAAGTAGCTAGGGCAATGCTCCAAGTCACTGTTCCACCTCAATATAGCTCTAAGGTGAAGTCAGTACTTCCTTCATTAGGCGATTTAAAAAAGAGTCAGTGGTTAAGCGATGGAACTCTCACCGCAGAACTTGAAATTCCTGCAGGAGCTCAACAAGAAGTTATTGATAAGTTGAATTCTTTAACCAAAGGTGATGTAGAAGTAAAAGTGTTGCAATTTAGGTGAGTTGATTTGAGTCAGCCTAGAATGATAGTACAGCCCAGAGCTATAGTGGCTCCTGGAGACATTATAGCGGAAGGTGAAATAAAAGTAGGATGGTCCCCTTACTTTCTAAGAGTAGGCGATAAATACATTTCTACAGTAGTCGGAATGGTTAATGTTAAGGATTCTTCGTTTGAGGTAATTCCGTTAGAAGGTTCCTTCTACTATCCTAAAGTAGGCGATACGGTAATAGCTTTGATAAAGGATATAGAGCCTTATGGATGGAGTACAGATATAAAGGCACCTTATTCAGCGTATCTTCCAGCATCATCTCTGTTAGGTAGACCTGTAAACTCTGGAGAAGAAATCAGGAAATTTATGGATATAGGTGATTATGTAGTTGCTAAAGTTGAAGCCTTCGACAGGACAACTGATCCTATTCTCTCCTTAAAGGGAGGAAAAGATTTAGGAAGAATAAATTCTGGAATAGTAATTGATTTCATGCCTATAAAGGTAGCCAGAATAATAGGAAAAGGTAGGAACATGATAGAAACCTTGTCTACTGAAACTGGTTGTAATATTTTTGTAGCTCAGAATGGTAGACTTTTAGCTAATTGCCCATCTAAAGCTTCAGAGGAACTCCTAATTTTCGCCATAAGAAAGATAGAGGAAGAGTCACATATTAAAGGTCTTACTGATAAGATAAAGCAATTAATAAGAGAAAAGGCAGGTGGTATAAGTGCTTCAAATGCAGAAACCAAGGTTAATTCTTGAAGACGGTAAAAGGACTGACGGTAGAAGTTTCGACCAAATGAGACCTATTTCTATTGAACTAGGTGTTCTCAAAAATGCGGATGGTTCTGCTATAGTCCAAATGGGAAATACTAAGGTAATTGCAGCGGTTTTTGGACCCCGTGAAATGCATCCTAGACACTTAGCTCTGCCCGATAGGGCAGTCCTAAGAGTTAGATATCACATGACTCCATTTTCTACCGATGAAAGGAAAAATCCAGCTCCTAGTAGAAGGGAAATTGAATTATCTAAGGTAATAAGGGAGTCCCTCGAGGCTTCGATACTAGTAGAGCAGTTTCCTAGATCAGTAATTGACGTTTTTGCAGAAGTTCTCCAAGCTGATGCAGGGACTAGACTGGTCGCATTAATGGCGTCATCGATGGCAGTGGCTGATGCAGGAATTCCAGTAAAGGATATAATAGCTGGTGTAGCAGTAGGTAAAGCCGATGGTCAACTAGTCCTTGATCTAAATGAGCCAGAAGATATGTGGGGCGAGGCTGACATGCCCGTTGCCATGATGCCTTCTTTAGGTCAAATAACTTTGCTTCAGCTTAATGGAAACATGACGCCGTCAGAGTTTAAGGCTGGACTTGAGCTTGCATTAAAGGGTATAAATCAAATATATGAGCTTGAGAAAAATGCTTTAAGGAGCAGATTCTCTGAATATAAAGAAGAAGGTGATTAAATGTCAATAACTCCATCAAACCAAAACGTGGTTCCTTCTATTAAAAGAGAATCAATAATAAGTATTTTAGAGCATGGTAATAGAACTGATGGTAGAAGGCTAACAGATTATAGAAATATTGAGGTAAACTTAGGATATGCCAAAAAAGCCGATGGATCTTGCCTATTAAGATTAGGAGACACTTTAGTTCTTGCTGGAGTAAAGTTAGAAACGGAAGAACCTTTTCAAGATACCCCTAACCAGGGAAATTTAGTAATCAACGTGGAGCTACTTCCTTTAGCGTACGAAACTTTTGAGCCTGGACCTCCAGATGAGAATGCAATTGAACTAGCCAGAGTGGTAGACAGAAGTCTCAGAGATTCTAAAGCAGTTGACTTATCTAAATTAGTTTTAGTTCCAGGGAAACAGATATGGACAGCCTGGGTAGATATATACATTCTTAACTATGGTGGAAATGTACTTGATGCTAGTACCTTAGCTTCTATTTGTGCTTTATATAACACAAAATTGCCTTCAGTGGTTCAGTCAGATAATAATGCGTTAATAGATAAAGAAAACAAAACTTCAGCCTTTCCTTTGAACTATCCTGTAGTTACGGTGACTGTGGCTAAAATAGGCAAGTTTTTGATTGTAGATCCTAATCTTGAAGAAGAAAGCATAGCTGAAGCAAAACTATCAATATCTTATACGCCAGACTTTAGAGTAGTCGGAATTCAAAAAAGTGGCAGCGGCACTTTTTCCATGCAGGAGATAGAAGCGGCTGAGAATTTAGCACATTCTTCTGCAGAGAAGCTCTTCGGTGAACTTAAAAGTCTACTCGGAATAGAATTCGGTGAGATAAGAAATGGGTAAAAACACTCGAATTGCAGGTAGATTCGGCCCAAGGTATGGCTCTAGCCTTAGGAAATCTTGGAATTCGTTAATGGAAAAGAGATATGAGGAGCATCAATGTCCTTATTGTAAAACTACCGGTAGTGTGAAAAGGTTAGCTTCAGGAATATGGTCATGTAAAAAATGTGGAACTAAATGGGCTGGCCTTGCTTACACGCCGTATTAGAGTAGTTTTTACTTCGTCTAGGGATGCTGGAAGTAGGGTTAGATCCCTAGAGAACTACTTCTATTCCATTTTCTCTGATTCTGTAAAGCTAAACAGGGGTAGAGCCAGTTTAGAATCAATTCTAACTACTGCGCAGAGGCTAAACTCAGACTTCTTATGCATTATAGAAAGTAGGAATGGAAATCCATCTACAATAAAGTTATTTTCATTATCTACTTTTCAACTAAAGTACGCTTTTGAGATAAGAGGTTTGTCTTTGTATAGTGATAAGGGTATTCCTCATAAATTTCAGTTCTCTAGACCTTATTTGAACTACGTAGAGACTGCTTGCGAACAAGTTAAGTGGTTTTTAATAGATTTAGGCGCAATAATAAATGAAAGAGGGAAAATTAAAGTTAATATTAAGCAGGAAGAGAAAAATTGTAGGGTGATTTTTTCATCTGGGCAAGAAATAATTTTAAGCTTGCTTTTGCATAACATTCTAGAGCAATGAATGCTAAAGTTAATGTTAAGCTTTCAAATATAGAAGGTAAAAACGCAGAGCTTCTATACGGAGCAATAAGACAGGAAGAAATAGACAAGGATCTCGTTACGTTGGAATTGGAAGGCAATTCTCTTTCAATTAAAATATGTGCATGCTCTTATACAAAGACTAGGGCAATACTCAACTCTTATATACTATGGTTATATACGATACTTCAGTCTTTAGAAGAGGTAGAAAAAAATGACAGAGAAATTACCCCCTGAGCTACAAACTCAATTAGGTAAGTTTCAACAACTAAAGGATCAGTTAGATAAGCTCTTGCAAGAAAAAGCGGTAGTTGAAGGAGAGTTGAAAGAGATCAACAAGGTTCTAGAAGAACTTTCCTCATTGCCTGCTGACTCATTATTATATAAAATTATAGGGAATATATTTGTGAAGACAGACAAAGCAAAGGTAGAGAGTGAGCTTAATGATAGGAAAGATCTTCTTGAACTTAGATCTAAGGCATACCAAAAACAAGAAGGTCTTTTGAGGAAGCAATTAGAAGAATTACAGACCAAGATTAATGAAATGCTATCACGTTATTATCCTCAGTCAGGCGGTGTAACTAAAGCCTAACATTTATATTATTCTATAATTCAGCTATTTTTAATGCTAAGAATTTATGTCGATGAAAGAGAAAATCAAAGTGGGATACCGGATTTATTAAGAAGTTATGGAGTTGCCGTTGTTTTACAGCAGCTTAGTGTAGGCGACTATATATTGGGCGACGGGGTGGCCGTAGAAAGGAAATCAGTTAATGATTTAGTAAATTCTGTATTTGATAAACGTTTATTTGATCAGATTAGCAGGATGAGTCAAACTTATGCTCTATCTTTTCTCCTTATCGAAGGGGATTTATCAAGGATAAAACAAATAACAGATAGATGGAAAGCAATAAATGGTGCAATTATCTCTTTAATAATGGATTACAAGATTAATGTTATTTACTCTATGTCAAAAAGTGATACTGTAGAAATATTAATAAAGATCGCTAAAAAAAGTCAGGAACAGGATAGACCTATGAGAGCTATAAGCCTACATGATAAGAGGAAATTATCTAGCATAGAGGACTTTCAGGAATATATAATAGAGTCATTCCCAAATATAGGTAGTAATACTGCTAAAAAAATAATGAAAAAATTCAAATCTATAAATGATTTTTGTAATGCATCTTTGCCTGAACTAGAAAAAGCGTTGGGTAGCAAAAAGCGTGCCGAACTAATTTTTTCTATAATACATAAGAATTTCTCTATTAGCTCCGAAGGCGTTGAGAATAGTAACGAAAAAGAGAACAAACATAAGTCGCTTTTTGATTTCATGGATTCAAGTTAGTCATCTTGATTGATCTTCTCTATTATTCATCATTCAGTGTTAATTTAAAATTCTTAATGACCTAATTTCACGATATCCTATGAGGTAAAAATCTAATGAAGTTTTTACCACTACATTTTAATATAGGGCAACTTAAATCTACCCAGATATTGTGGTGAGATGTTTTGCCACGTTATAAGACAGCAGACCAAGTCCTAGGTCTTATGAAGGATAGGACTAGGGTCAGAAATATAGGAATAATAGCTCACGTTGATCATGGAAAGACAACTACAAGTGATACTCTATTAGCAGCATCTGGGATAATTTCACCTAAAGTAGCAGGAGAAGCTTTAGCGTTAGATTATTTAAGTGTAGAACAGCAGAGAGGAATTACAGTAAAGGCAGCTAACGTAAGCCTATACCATGAAATGGACAACAAAGGTTATGTAATAAACCTAATAGATACTCCTGGTCATGTTGACTTTAGCGGTAGAGTGACCAGAAGCCTGAGAGTTCTGGATGGGTCTATCGTAGTTGTAGATGCCGTAGAGGGAGTTATGACTCAAACAGAGACAGTTCTAAGGCAGAGCTTAGAGGAAAGGGTAAGACCAATTCTTTTCATAAATAAAATAGATAGACTGATAAAGGAACTAAAGCTTGGCAAGGACGAAATGGTGCCTAGGCTCACTAATTTAATTAAAGAAGTAAATAACATGATAAATACTTATGCTGAGCCAGAGTATAAGGAGAAATGGATAGTTGATCCTGCTAAGGGTACAGTCGTCTTTGGATCCGCTAAAGATAAGTGGGGATTTACGCTTCCCATGGCGCAGAAGAAAGGAGTTAATTTCAAGACCGTATATGATGCGTATACTGCACCCGATAAATCTAAACTTCAGGAGTTAGCCTCGGTTTCTCCAATTCATGATGCATTATTAGATACAGTAATTCAGTTTGTTCCCAATCCTATAGACGCTCAGAAATATAGGATTCCGAAAATATGGAAAGGCGATTTAGATAACGAGATTGCTAAGGCCATGTTAAATGCAGATCCTAACGGTCCTATAGTTCTGATGATAACTGATATGAAGGTAGATCCACATGCCGGACTAGTAGCAACTGGTAGAGTATTCTCTGGAACTTTAAGATCGGGAGAAGAAGTTTGGTTAGTTAACGCTAAGACGTCTCAAAAGACGTTACAAGTTAGCTTGTACATGGGTTCAACCAGAGAGTTAGCAGAGGAAATTCCTGCAGGAAACATAGCTGGAGTTTTAGGCCTTGATAGAGCAAGATCTGGAGAGACAGCAATAGATCCGAGATATAAGGATATACAAGGTAGCTTCGAGACTCTACACTATGTTTCCGAGCCAGTTGTAACTATTGCAATAGAGCCAAAGAATCCTAAAGATCTAACTAAGATGATAGACTCACTAAGGAAGTTAAGCATAGAAGATCCTAATCTAGTAGTTAAGATAAACGAGGAAACAGGAGAGTATCTTCTATCAGGTATGGGCTTTCTACATCTAGAAGTATCTTTACAACTTCTGAGAGAAAACTACGGAATAGATGTTCAGACCTCACCGCCTATAGTAGTATACAGGGAAAGCATAAGGGAACCTAGCAAAAGAATATTCGAAGGTAAATCTCCAAACAAGCATAACAAATTCTACATTAGCATAGCCCCTTTAAACGATAAGACTATCGACCTTATAGCTAACGGCACAATAAAGGAGGATATGGATCCTAAGGAGATGGCTAAGGTGTTAAAGGAGCAAGCTAATTGGGACTATGATGAGGCAAAGAAGATCATTGCAATAGATGAAAACGTTAATGTGTTCATTGATATGACAAGCGGTGTTCAGCACTTAAGAGAGATAATGGATACAGTGCTCCAGGGCTATAGGTTAGCAATGAAAGAGGGTCCATTAGCACGTGAGCCAATTAGAGGAACTAAGGTAGTTCTACATGATGCTACGGTACACGAAGATCCTGCTCACAGGGGACCTGCACAGCTCTTCCCTGCAGTTAGAAATGCAATATTTGCAGCATTCTTAGATGCTAGACCCACGTTATTAGAGCCCATTCAGAAGCTGGATATAAGAGTTCCAATGGATCTCATAGGAAACGTTACGGGAGTGATAACTAGGAAAAGAGGAAGAGTAATTAACGTTATTGATTCAGGTAGTGTAGCGAGGATCATGGCAGAAGTGCCAGTGTCAGAGTCATACGAGATGGCCAGCGAATTGAGGGGTGCAACTGGAGGAAAAGCCTTCTGGGGGACCGAATTTAGCAGATGGGCTCCAGTACCTGATAGCATATTACAGGATATAGTACTTAAAATAAGAGAAAGGAAAGGAATGCCAAAGCAGATGCCAAAGATCGAAGACTTCCTATCGTGAACCGAATTGTCCAGACCTTTTTCCTACGCTAAAGCAATCTTTTTCGATTATGATAATACATTAGTGGACTTTCAGTCCAGTTCTATAGCTGCTTTAGATAAAGTCTCTTCTGAAATTCATGACTATCTAATTGATGAAGGAAAGCAAAATTTTCCAATAGAGAAAATAAAACAAGTTGTATTTTCTGTATCATCCAGGCTAGATGAAGAAGGCGTAGTAGACAGAAATTTATGGTGGGAGAAATCTCTGGAAAATTTGGGAGTTAAAGGTATTGATAGAGCACAGTTTTACGATTGGACTAACTTATATTGGTCCGTAGCTTTCAATAGTGAACCGTTTCCAGATGCGTTACAGTTTCTAGAATATTTAGCTAATAAAAAATATATAATAGGGCTTATAACAAATGGCGATGGAGAAGGAGGAAATAAGAAGAAAAGAATAAGGAATTTCCCTCTTATCGATATATTTAATATCGTTATAGTAGGTGGGGAAGACGGTATTAAACCTAAACCGAACTTAGACCCATTCATAGTGGGATGCGAAAAAGCTGGAGTATCGGTCGAAAAATGTGTTATGGTAGGGGACGACCCAGTTAAGGATTGCCTAGCCTCAAAAAAGGCTGGATACGCTTCCGTTTTAATAGATAGACAAAGCAGAATAAAATTTCCAGAACTTTATGCTGACTTTGTCGTAACTAAGCTGGTTGATCTAGAAGAACTTCTTTAAGGCATTATATATTTCGTTAATATATATTTCTGAGTACTCTTCCTTAATTGCGTCTAAGTAAATTAGATATTCTCGTAGTAATCCATATCCGTTATCAATTAATCTATCAATTCTCCCAAAATTTTCGATATCAATATAGCTCTTGTTTACATTAGAGACTCCATATAGAACTGGAAACAATTTTACGTTAGCTGTGCTGTCGATGGGAGTTATTGTGGCTCCACATAGCCTTAAGATGTTTCTATAAATCATTTCGTCTTTTCTAAATAGTTCTTCGGTCAAATTAGTAACGTAAGACTTTAAGTTAGTTGTTAGGTACGACGATTCATTCTTTATAAAGTCAGTTACTTCTTTATAATTTTTGTTTGAATCTATATAATTTCCGATTATTTTCTGTATTAAAATCGGTAGTTCTTTTATAGCGTAGGAAAATATTTTTTTATCTAAATCATCTTTATTACTATGATAAACTGGACTCGATCTACTTTCTATCATGATGGAAGGTATTCCATATTTTATAAACGAATATCCATCGTTATATGGATCTATTTCAATTTTAGTATTTAATAGTCTATATACTATGTTTGATATACCTGGAGTCGCTAGAGCTTCTATATTACTAGTTTCCAGATTATCCAGATTTATATTTAGAGTAATATTATCTAATTTGTTTTTCCTTTTCTCTAAGAAGTTGAGGGATCCATAGGACCAAGACCAACTTGAAAAAGACGGTGATCCAGACTCCTCTGCTGTGAAGCTAACCAGATGTAGCTCGCTCTCACTTCTTTCAATATTAAGCAATGTTAGCAATGAAGCCATGTTATCCCTGAAACCATTAAACCAATGATCATGATGAGCGGTTATATATATAGAACTTTCCCTTTTTCCGTTAAGTATTCCTTCTATAATGAAGCCTACAGAATAAGGGTTGAAAGAAGTCTCAATCTGTAATTCTATATCACCTTTGTTCTTTTCCACTTTAGATGCCAATTCTGGCGTTATATATAACGCTGGAACAGTAGGAGGTTTACTATACTTTCTTTGTAAAAAAGGTCCGCTTTTTAGTACGAACTTTCTGAGGCTATCATCCATATATATGAATAGTGCTTTACATGTTTCTGATGAATAGCATTTTTCGTAA
It includes:
- a CDS encoding ribosome assembly factor SBDS, translated to MTKENYVTVRYESHGEKFEILVKPKEALDFRSGKSISISDIVVSDTIYKDIKKGQKASPSSLKKVFGTVDYESIVKEILKKGDIPVTSEQRKELLEKKRKQVIDFIHRNAVDPKTGLPIPPARIEAAMEQAKVHVDMDKEVEAQAMQIIKEITKVIPIKVARAMLQVTVPPQYSSKVKSVLPSLGDLKKSQWLSDGTLTAELEIPAGAQQEVIDKLNSLTKGDVEVKVLQFR
- a CDS encoding M28 family peptidase is translated as MINENDFYTLIKEGEVVAGSKEERNIYLKLSSLLKERTDQVRVEQIRVMNWELKHSKFYVNGEAIPEDKYVVLPYSPSSYEKGTLEKDFMISKINSLLELPFVYEKCYSSETCKALFIYMDDSLRKFVLKSGPFLQRKYSKPPTVPALYITPELASKVEKNKGDIELQIETSFNPYSVGFIIEGILNGKRESSIYITAHHDHWFNGFRDNMASLLTLLNIERSESELHLVSFTAEESGSPSFSSWSWSYGSLNFLEKRKNKLDNITLNINLDNLETSNIEALATPGISNIVYRLLNTKIEIDPYNDGYSFIKYGIPSIMIESRSSPVYHSNKDDLDKKIFSYAIKELPILIQKIIGNYIDSNKNYKEVTDFIKNESSYLTTNLKSYVTNLTEELFRKDEMIYRNILRLCGATITPIDSTANVKLFPVLYGVSNVNKSYIDIENFGRIDRLIDNGYGLLREYLIYLDAIKEEYSEIYINEIYNALKKFF
- the rrp42 gene encoding exosome complex protein Rrp42, producing MSITPSNQNVVPSIKRESIISILEHGNRTDGRRLTDYRNIEVNLGYAKKADGSCLLRLGDTLVLAGVKLETEEPFQDTPNQGNLVINVELLPLAYETFEPGPPDENAIELARVVDRSLRDSKAVDLSKLVLVPGKQIWTAWVDIYILNYGGNVLDASTLASICALYNTKLPSVVQSDNNALIDKENKTSAFPLNYPVVTVTVAKIGKFLIVDPNLEEESIAEAKLSISYTPDFRVVGIQKSGSGTFSMQEIEAAENLAHSSAEKLFGELKSLLGIEFGEIRNG
- a CDS encoding HAD family hydrolase, coding for MSRPFSYAKAIFFDYDNTLVDFQSSSIAALDKVSSEIHDYLIDEGKQNFPIEKIKQVVFSVSSRLDEEGVVDRNLWWEKSLENLGVKGIDRAQFYDWTNLYWSVAFNSEPFPDALQFLEYLANKKYIIGLITNGDGEGGNKKKRIRNFPLIDIFNIVIVGGEDGIKPKPNLDPFIVGCEKAGVSVEKCVMVGDDPVKDCLASKKAGYASVLIDRQSRIKFPELYADFVVTKLVDLEELL
- the rrp41 gene encoding exosome complex exonuclease Rrp41, with product MLQMQKPRLILEDGKRTDGRSFDQMRPISIELGVLKNADGSAIVQMGNTKVIAAVFGPREMHPRHLALPDRAVLRVRYHMTPFSTDERKNPAPSRREIELSKVIRESLEASILVEQFPRSVIDVFAEVLQADAGTRLVALMASSMAVADAGIPVKDIIAGVAVGKADGQLVLDLNEPEDMWGEADMPVAMMPSLGQITLLQLNGNMTPSEFKAGLELALKGINQIYELEKNALRSRFSEYKEEGD
- a CDS encoding elongation factor EF-2, which produces MPRYKTADQVLGLMKDRTRVRNIGIIAHVDHGKTTTSDTLLAASGIISPKVAGEALALDYLSVEQQRGITVKAANVSLYHEMDNKGYVINLIDTPGHVDFSGRVTRSLRVLDGSIVVVDAVEGVMTQTETVLRQSLEERVRPILFINKIDRLIKELKLGKDEMVPRLTNLIKEVNNMINTYAEPEYKEKWIVDPAKGTVVFGSAKDKWGFTLPMAQKKGVNFKTVYDAYTAPDKSKLQELASVSPIHDALLDTVIQFVPNPIDAQKYRIPKIWKGDLDNEIAKAMLNADPNGPIVLMITDMKVDPHAGLVATGRVFSGTLRSGEEVWLVNAKTSQKTLQVSLYMGSTRELAEEIPAGNIAGVLGLDRARSGETAIDPRYKDIQGSFETLHYVSEPVVTIAIEPKNPKDLTKMIDSLRKLSIEDPNLVVKINEETGEYLLSGMGFLHLEVSLQLLRENYGIDVQTSPPIVVYRESIREPSKRIFEGKSPNKHNKFYISIAPLNDKTIDLIANGTIKEDMDPKEMAKVLKEQANWDYDEAKKIIAIDENVNVFIDMTSGVQHLREIMDTVLQGYRLAMKEGPLAREPIRGTKVVLHDATVHEDPAHRGPAQLFPAVRNAIFAAFLDARPTLLEPIQKLDIRVPMDLIGNVTGVITRKRGRVINVIDSGSVARIMAEVPVSESYEMASELRGATGGKAFWGTEFSRWAPVPDSILQDIVLKIRERKGMPKQMPKIEDFLS
- the xpf gene encoding 3'-flap repair endonuclease Xpf, with product MLRIYVDERENQSGIPDLLRSYGVAVVLQQLSVGDYILGDGVAVERKSVNDLVNSVFDKRLFDQISRMSQTYALSFLLIEGDLSRIKQITDRWKAINGAIISLIMDYKINVIYSMSKSDTVEILIKIAKKSQEQDRPMRAISLHDKRKLSSIEDFQEYIIESFPNIGSNTAKKIMKKFKSINDFCNASLPELEKALGSKKRAELIFSIIHKNFSISSEGVENSNEKENKHKSLFDFMDSS
- a CDS encoding prefoldin subunit beta, yielding MTEKLPPELQTQLGKFQQLKDQLDKLLQEKAVVEGELKEINKVLEELSSLPADSLLYKIIGNIFVKTDKAKVESELNDRKDLLELRSKAYQKQEGLLRKQLEELQTKINEMLSRYYPQSGGVTKA
- a CDS encoding 50S ribosomal protein L37ae — its product is MGKNTRIAGRFGPRYGSSLRKSWNSLMEKRYEEHQCPYCKTTGSVKRLASGIWSCKKCGTKWAGLAYTPY
- a CDS encoding KEOPS complex subunit Pcc1; the encoded protein is MNAKVNVKLSNIEGKNAELLYGAIRQEEIDKDLVTLELEGNSLSIKICACSYTKTRAILNSYILWLYTILQSLEEVEKNDREITP
- the rrp4 gene encoding exosome complex RNA-binding protein Rrp4, giving the protein MIVQPRAIVAPGDIIAEGEIKVGWSPYFLRVGDKYISTVVGMVNVKDSSFEVIPLEGSFYYPKVGDTVIALIKDIEPYGWSTDIKAPYSAYLPASSLLGRPVNSGEEIRKFMDIGDYVVAKVEAFDRTTDPILSLKGGKDLGRINSGIVIDFMPIKVARIIGKGRNMIETLSTETGCNIFVAQNGRLLANCPSKASEELLIFAIRKIEEESHIKGLTDKIKQLIREKAGGISASNAETKVNS